In Flavobacterium sp. 83, the genomic window GATTGGCTTCCCCACAAAAGAAGTCAATGACACAGCCAATAATGCTAGCAAAACTATTTTTTTCATAATTAAGTGTTTAATTTACACTTACAAGAATACGAAAATAAATTTATATAAATAACGATGAAGTTAAAATAGTTAAAGCGTTACGAGTTAAATATCAAATAAGATAATACCTATTTTAATTTGTGCCAATCCTAAATTAAGAAAAGTATAAAACCAAAAAAACCGCTTCTATCGAAGCGGTTTTTGTACCCGGAGCCGGAGTCGAACCGGCACGGTTTCCCACAGGTGTTTGAGACCAGCGCGTCTACCAATTCCGCCATCCGGGCTTAGCTAGACATGAAATAACGACAGTTATTTCAACGCAATAAAAGATGTGATTGTGTTTAAATCAACCATCAATTCCTTTAACACGGTGCAAATGTAAAAAATAATATTAAATGTTCAACTAAAAATACTTAATTTTTTTCTTTCAGAGTTGAATAAATTTTATAAATTTGCACCTCGCTAAAAACGGAACACACAACTAACTACAAAACAACAAATTAAATGTCACACCTAGAACCGGAAGCTAAAATTTTTGCTTGTTCACAAAGTGTCTATCTTGCAGAAAAAATAGCAGAGCAATACGGAATCCCATTAGGAAAAATCACTATGTCAAAGTACAGCGACGGTGAATTTCAACCTTCTTACGAGGAGTCTATCAGGGGTTTACGCGTATTTATAGTTTGTTCAACTTTTCCAACTGCCGACAATTTAATGGAAATGTTACTGATGATTGATGCTGCAAAACGTGCTTCGGCAAGACACATTACCGCAGTAATTCCTTACTTTGGCTGGGCTAGACAAGATAGAAAAGACAAGCCAAGAGTTCCGATAGGAGCTAAATTAGTAGCTAATTTATTAGATGCTGCAGGCGCAACAAGAGTAATGACCATGGATTTGCATGCTGATCAAATTCAAGGATTCTTTGAAAAACCAGTAGACCATCTTTTTGCATCGACTATTTTCATACCGTATATAGAAAGTTTAGGTTTAGACAATTTAACGATTGCTTCTCCAGATATGGGAGGTTCTAAAAGAGCTTATGCTTATTCTAAATTTTTAAATTCAGATGTAGTAATTTGCTACAAACAAAGAAAAGAAGCAAATGTTATCGACACCATGGAATTAATTGGTGAGGTAAAAGGTAGAAATGTAATCTTAGTAGATGACATGATTGATACCGGAGGCACTTTGGCGAAAGCCGCAGATTTAATGATCGAAAAAGGAGCATTAAGTGTAAGAGCCATTTGCACGCACGCTATTTTATCAGGTGGTGCTTACGAAAAAATAGAAAACTCGCAATTAAGCGAATTGATAGTTACCGATTCAATTCCGTTGAAGAAAGAATCAAACAAAATCAAAGTATTGAGTTGTGCGCCACTTTTTGCCGAAGTTATGCACATGGTACACCACAACAATTCCATTAGTGGAAAATTTATAATGTAAAAACAATCGTCCTAAAGACTACTGTTTTAAAATTATAAAGTCATGCCAAAAGCCAAAAGCAGGAGGCCAAATAAGTAATATTATTAATAACTATATTTTTTTTACAATGAAATCGATTACAATTAAAGGATCAGAAAGAGAAAGCGTGGGTAAAGTAGCAACTAAAGCCCTACGTAATGCTGGATTGGTTCCTTGCGTATTATACGGAGGAAATCAGGCAGTTCATTTCTCAGCAGAAGTTATGGCTTTCAAAAACTTGGTTTACACTCCAAACGCTCACACAGTTGAGATCGATCTTGGAAAAGGAAAATCATTTAATGCTATTTTACAAGACATTCAGGTTCACCCGGTGTCTGACAAGATTTTACATATTGACTTCTTTCAAATTTTTGATGACAAAGAAATCACTATGGAAGTTCCTGTAAAAATCGTTGGTAACTCTAAAGGAGTTATGGCAGGTGGAGATTTACGTTTAAATACACGTAAATTAAAAGTAAGAGCTTTACCTAAAAATCTTCCTGATTTTGTTGAGGCTGACATTACACCACTTGACATGGGTAACAAATTATATGTTACTAAAGTGCCATCAGAAAACTTCAAAATCATGCACCCAGACAATACAGTAATTTGTCAAGTGAAGATTTCTCGTGCTGCTATGAAAGCGGCTCAAGAAGCAGCAAAAGCAGCGAAAGCTCCTGCAAAAGGAAAGAAAAAATAATATTTTTTCAATCATTCAAGAAAGCATCAGTTGTAAAACTGGTGCTTTTTTTATGCGTATTACTTTATTTATCAGGAGTACGAATATCTCAATTTCAAAACACAATCCCTCCTGCTGTCCGTTATATCTTTCCTGCCGAAAACCGGCATAAAAGGTAATTGTGAGAACAATTCGACTTTCAGGGCTATTCAGAAATATTTTGTTCTTGATAACGATTTTCTAAAAATCTAATAGTCCGATACTCTAATTAAGTTTACTTTTGCAGCATGATAAAATGGATTTCAAATTTATTCTCATCAACAAAAACAGCAGACAATACGGATTGTAAGAAACCGGAGGTTCACGAACACCAAAAAAACAATATAGAAAGCGTGAGTAATAAATTTTTAATAGTTGGACTAGGCAACATTGGTGCCGAATATGTAAACACCCGACACAATATCGGTTTTAAAGTAGTCGATTTTTTAGCTAAAAAAGAAGGAGTAAACTTCGAAACCGTAAAACTAGGTGCACTGGCCCAATATAAATTCAAAGGAAGAACTTTTCTACTTTTGAAACCCAATACCTACATGAATTTGAGTGGGAAAGCCCTACATTATTGGATGGACAAAGAGAAAATTCCTTTGGAAAATATCTTAGTCATTACAGATGACTTAAATCTTTCCTTTGGAACCATTCGCATCCGACAAAAAGGAAGCGATGGTGGACACAACGGATTAAAAAACATCAACCTTGTCCTGAATACACAAAACTATGCCCGATTTCGTTTTGGAATTAGCGACGA contains:
- a CDS encoding ribose-phosphate pyrophosphokinase — protein: MSHLEPEAKIFACSQSVYLAEKIAEQYGIPLGKITMSKYSDGEFQPSYEESIRGLRVFIVCSTFPTADNLMEMLLMIDAAKRASARHITAVIPYFGWARQDRKDKPRVPIGAKLVANLLDAAGATRVMTMDLHADQIQGFFEKPVDHLFASTIFIPYIESLGLDNLTIASPDMGGSKRAYAYSKFLNSDVVICYKQRKEANVIDTMELIGEVKGRNVILVDDMIDTGGTLAKAADLMIEKGALSVRAICTHAILSGGAYEKIENSQLSELIVTDSIPLKKESNKIKVLSCAPLFAEVMHMVHHNNSISGKFIM
- a CDS encoding 50S ribosomal protein L25/general stress protein Ctc; this translates as MKSITIKGSERESVGKVATKALRNAGLVPCVLYGGNQAVHFSAEVMAFKNLVYTPNAHTVEIDLGKGKSFNAILQDIQVHPVSDKILHIDFFQIFDDKEITMEVPVKIVGNSKGVMAGGDLRLNTRKLKVRALPKNLPDFVEADITPLDMGNKLYVTKVPSENFKIMHPDNTVICQVKISRAAMKAAQEAAKAAKAPAKGKKK
- the pth gene encoding aminoacyl-tRNA hydrolase → MIKWISNLFSSTKTADNTDCKKPEVHEHQKNNIESVSNKFLIVGLGNIGAEYVNTRHNIGFKVVDFLAKKEGVNFETVKLGALAQYKFKGRTFLLLKPNTYMNLSGKALHYWMDKEKIPLENILVITDDLNLSFGTIRIRQKGSDGGHNGLKNINLVLNTQNYARFRFGISDEFKKGKQVDYVLGEWDDTEKAALPERLELASEIIKSFGTAGLEITMTTFNGK